Proteins encoded together in one Microbacterium sp. zg-Y625 window:
- a CDS encoding winged helix-turn-helix transcriptional regulator, with product MAARSYGQYCGVTTAVELIGERWALLIVRDLLVGPRRYTDLKAGLPRIPTNILAARLKELQDAGVVRRVPLSHRGLVYDLTPYGRELEPIVLALGRWGFAAMGEPEPDDVVTADSLTMALRTAFRPDAAAALPATGYDLHVGDVGLRARVDGVALAVRRLDAGVAGGAGDAGLAATADAGADEPAADAVIVAGPGIRGIISGELAPADALARGVVRVPRGDAALLGRFATTFHIAPAAAAA from the coding sequence GTGGCCGCCCGAAGCTACGGCCAGTACTGCGGTGTCACCACCGCCGTCGAGCTGATCGGCGAGCGGTGGGCGTTGCTGATCGTCCGTGACCTGCTGGTGGGGCCGCGCCGGTACACCGATCTCAAGGCCGGTCTGCCCCGGATTCCGACGAACATCCTCGCGGCGCGTCTGAAAGAGCTGCAGGACGCCGGGGTGGTGCGCCGGGTTCCGCTGTCGCACCGGGGGCTCGTGTACGACCTCACCCCGTACGGCCGCGAGCTCGAGCCCATCGTGCTGGCGCTCGGGCGCTGGGGGTTCGCGGCGATGGGAGAGCCCGAGCCCGACGACGTCGTCACCGCAGATTCCCTGACGATGGCGCTGCGCACCGCGTTCCGTCCGGATGCCGCCGCCGCCCTGCCGGCGACCGGATACGACTTGCACGTGGGTGATGTCGGCCTGCGTGCGCGCGTCGATGGCGTCGCGCTCGCAGTACGGCGCCTGGATGCCGGTGTGGCAGGGGGTGCAGGAGACGCGGGCCTCGCAGCGACGGCGGATGCCGGGGCCGACGAGCCTGCGGCGGATGCCGTCATCGTCGCGGGACCGGGCATCCGCGGCATCATCTCCGGCGAACTCGCCCCCGCCGACGCGCTCGCCCGCGGAGTCGTGCGTGTGCCGCGCGGCGACGCGGCGCTGCTGGGCCGCTTCGCCACGACCTTCCATATCGCCCCCGCTGCCGCGGCGGCCTGA
- a CDS encoding ABC transporter ATP-binding protein, producing MLELTGITKSYGGRRVLDDVGFTVAPGRLTGFVGGNGAGKTTTMRIILGVLAKDAGTVTLNGTPVTAADRRRFGYMPEERGLYPKMKVLEHIVYLARLHGFSKADATTRATALLEELGLGERLNDNVETLSLGNQQRAQIAAALVHDPQVLILDEPFSGLDPLAVDVVASVLQARAAQGAAVLFSSHQLDVVERLCDDLVIIAGGTIRAAGSRDDLRAAHSTRRFELVSAGDAGWLRDEPGITVLEFDGGYALFDADSDDTVQTVLRRAVAAGDVASFAPRHPSLAQIFKEVIQ from the coding sequence ATGCTCGAACTGACCGGGATCACCAAGAGCTACGGCGGACGCCGTGTGCTCGACGACGTCGGGTTCACCGTCGCCCCCGGGCGGCTGACCGGCTTCGTCGGCGGCAACGGCGCCGGCAAGACCACGACGATGCGCATCATCCTGGGCGTACTGGCGAAGGATGCCGGCACGGTCACCCTCAACGGTACGCCCGTCACTGCGGCCGACCGCCGTCGCTTCGGCTACATGCCCGAGGAGCGCGGCCTCTACCCGAAGATGAAGGTGCTCGAGCACATCGTCTACCTCGCCCGTCTGCACGGGTTCTCGAAGGCGGATGCCACGACCCGCGCGACCGCCCTGCTCGAGGAGCTGGGCCTCGGCGAGCGCCTGAACGACAACGTCGAGACCCTGTCGCTCGGCAACCAGCAGCGCGCGCAGATCGCCGCCGCCCTCGTGCACGACCCGCAGGTGCTGATCCTCGACGAGCCGTTCTCGGGCCTGGACCCCCTCGCCGTCGACGTCGTCGCCAGCGTGCTGCAGGCCCGCGCCGCCCAGGGCGCCGCGGTGCTGTTCTCCTCGCACCAGCTCGACGTGGTCGAGCGCCTCTGCGACGACCTCGTGATCATCGCCGGCGGCACGATCCGCGCTGCGGGCTCTCGCGACGACCTGCGCGCCGCGCACTCCACCCGCCGGTTCGAGCTGGTCTCCGCCGGCGACGCGGGATGGCTGCGCGACGAGCCCGGCATCACGGTGCTGGAGTTCGACGGCGGTTACGCCCTCTTCGACGCCGATTCCGACGACACCGTGCAGACGGTGCTGCGCCGCGCGGTCGCCGCCGGCGACGTGGCCAGCTTCGCCCCGCGGCATCCGTCCCTCGCCCAGATCTTCAAGGAGGTCATCCAGTGA
- a CDS encoding ABC transporter permease, which produces MNTAPSFVQSTWLVAEREIGSKLRSKAFLISTGILFVIALAGVLWGGFTAQQDSRTPVAVTGETAQIVAPLDGMLDITEVGSADKARELVRDGEVDAALIPGGEGGFDFTVVGDDAVPSTLMSALSVSPPVELLQTEPADDDGLMRYIISLLFGAVFLMAATTFGSTISQSVVEEKATRVVELLISAVPTRALLAGKVIGNTVLAMGQIIGLAAVAVIGLTVTGQAELLSGLGAPLVWFAVFFLFGFVLLASLFAAAAAMVSRQEDIGSTTTPLTLLVMVPYFVAIFFNDNPTVMTIMSYVPFSAPVGMPVRIFFGDAQWWEPLVSLAILLVTCVGAIWVGAKIYENSILRMGARVHLKEALKG; this is translated from the coding sequence GTGAACACCGCCCCCTCCTTCGTCCAGAGCACCTGGCTCGTCGCCGAGCGCGAGATCGGATCGAAGCTGCGCAGCAAGGCGTTTCTGATCTCCACCGGCATCCTGTTCGTCATCGCCCTCGCCGGCGTGCTGTGGGGCGGGTTCACCGCTCAGCAGGACAGCCGCACTCCCGTGGCCGTGACCGGCGAGACCGCGCAGATCGTCGCGCCCCTGGACGGCATGCTCGACATCACCGAAGTGGGCTCGGCGGACAAGGCCCGCGAGCTCGTCCGCGACGGCGAGGTCGACGCGGCCCTCATCCCCGGCGGCGAGGGTGGATTCGACTTCACGGTCGTCGGAGACGACGCCGTGCCCTCCACTCTGATGTCGGCCCTGAGCGTGTCGCCGCCGGTGGAGCTGCTGCAGACCGAGCCCGCCGACGACGACGGCCTGATGCGCTACATCATCTCGCTCCTCTTCGGAGCGGTGTTCCTCATGGCCGCGACCACCTTCGGCTCGACCATCTCGCAGAGCGTGGTGGAGGAGAAGGCGACGCGCGTCGTGGAGCTGCTGATCTCGGCCGTCCCCACCCGGGCGCTGCTGGCGGGCAAGGTGATCGGCAACACGGTGCTCGCGATGGGGCAGATCATCGGCCTGGCCGCCGTCGCGGTGATCGGACTCACGGTCACGGGACAGGCCGAGCTGCTGTCGGGCCTGGGCGCACCGCTGGTGTGGTTCGCGGTGTTCTTCCTCTTCGGCTTCGTCCTGCTGGCGTCGCTGTTCGCCGCGGCTGCCGCGATGGTCTCCCGCCAGGAGGACATCGGCTCGACCACCACGCCGCTGACCCTGCTCGTCATGGTGCCGTACTTCGTGGCGATCTTCTTCAACGACAACCCCACCGTCATGACGATCATGTCGTACGTGCCGTTCTCGGCCCCGGTCGGGATGCCGGTGCGCATCTTCTTCGGCGACGCGCAGTGGTGGGAGCCCCTCGTCTCGCTGGCGATCCTGCTCGTCACGTGCGTCGGCGCGATCTGGGTGGGCGCGAAGATCTACGAGAACTCGATCCTGCGGATGGGCGCCCGCGTGCACCTCAAGGAGGCGCTGAAGGGCTGA
- a CDS encoding sensor histidine kinase: MSTTPPAAPTRRHPPTAAELRTDVWLAVGLLVGAVISSWLGQVAGFFGDETPGLGWALVYSAGVTMPLALRRRHPEIVLIVVAIAFFAGATFHIPDLYVGQVSLFVAMYTVGAWVDDRRRATVVRVVVVVAMFVWLLVTMFQTATDPSGDGPSTAGAFSPMAAYMVIQFVINVFYFGGAYYLGDRAYATALAWTALEERTAELERERELTAAQAVALDRVRIARELHDVVAHHVSAMGVQAGAARMVLQRDPAAARTALGGVEASARSALEELRQLLETLRTPDAAAAPADSTVRLSALADIVAHANDNGLPTTFTVIGQPVEPSELTQVNLYRIAQEALTNARRHAGPGATADVRLRYDADAVELEITNTGRVRADRPGLGLVGMRERAAASGGTLEAGPRPRGGFIVRARIPLRAAVPA; encoded by the coding sequence ATGAGCACGACCCCGCCCGCCGCCCCGACCCGCCGGCATCCACCGACCGCAGCCGAGCTGCGCACCGACGTGTGGCTCGCCGTAGGCCTGCTCGTGGGTGCCGTGATCAGTTCGTGGCTCGGACAGGTCGCGGGTTTCTTCGGCGACGAAACCCCGGGGCTCGGCTGGGCGCTGGTGTACTCGGCGGGCGTGACGATGCCGCTGGCGCTGCGCCGCCGCCACCCCGAAATCGTCCTGATCGTCGTCGCGATCGCCTTCTTCGCCGGGGCGACCTTCCACATCCCCGACCTCTACGTCGGCCAGGTCTCGCTGTTCGTGGCGATGTACACCGTCGGCGCCTGGGTCGACGACCGCCGCCGGGCGACCGTCGTGCGCGTGGTCGTCGTGGTCGCAATGTTCGTCTGGCTGCTGGTGACCATGTTCCAGACGGCCACCGATCCCTCCGGCGACGGCCCATCGACCGCAGGCGCCTTCTCGCCGATGGCGGCGTACATGGTGATCCAGTTCGTGATCAACGTCTTCTATTTCGGCGGCGCCTACTACCTGGGCGACCGCGCGTACGCGACGGCGCTGGCGTGGACGGCCCTCGAGGAGCGCACCGCCGAACTCGAGCGCGAGCGGGAGCTCACCGCCGCCCAGGCCGTCGCCCTCGACCGGGTGCGCATCGCCCGCGAGCTGCACGACGTCGTCGCCCACCACGTCTCGGCGATGGGCGTGCAGGCCGGCGCCGCGCGGATGGTGCTCCAGCGCGACCCCGCCGCCGCGCGCACCGCCCTCGGCGGCGTGGAGGCATCCGCTCGATCAGCACTGGAGGAACTGCGCCAGCTGCTCGAGACGCTCCGCACCCCGGATGCCGCGGCCGCGCCGGCCGACTCGACCGTGCGGCTGTCGGCGCTCGCCGACATCGTCGCGCACGCCAACGACAACGGCCTGCCCACGACCTTCACGGTCATCGGCCAGCCCGTCGAGCCGTCGGAGCTCACGCAGGTGAACCTCTACCGCATCGCGCAGGAGGCCCTCACCAACGCCCGCCGCCACGCCGGTCCGGGCGCGACCGCCGATGTACGGCTGCGCTACGACGCGGATGCCGTCGAACTCGAGATCACCAACACCGGGCGCGTGCGCGCCGACCGGCCGGGGCTGGGTCTCGTGGGCATGCGGGAGCGGGCGGCGGCCTCGGGCGGCACGCTCGAAGCCGGGCCACGCCCGCGCGGCGGCTTCATCGTGCGGGCGCGGATTCCGCTCCGCGCGGCGGTGCCCGCGTGA
- a CDS encoding exodeoxyribonuclease III, whose translation MRLATWNVNSIRARVVRTVDFAVREGIDVLAMQEIKCKPEQFPYEAFEDAGYHVVAHGLNQWNGVAIASREPIEDVQTSFPGMPGFAKGHEGPDAPLEARALGATIGGIRVWSLYVPNGRSLDDPHYVYKLDWLGALAQHARDSLAENPDLALAMVGDFNIAPTDADNGDPAVVEGISTHVSAPERAAFHAIEEAGMIDVVRPLVPTGFTYWDYKQLRFPRNQGMRIDFILGSHAFADRVTGASIHRDERKGEIPSDHVPVVVDLDVTSPEDDDDRPMIFG comes from the coding sequence ATGCGGCTTGCCACCTGGAACGTCAACTCCATCCGCGCGCGCGTCGTGCGCACCGTCGACTTCGCGGTCCGCGAGGGCATCGATGTACTGGCGATGCAGGAGATCAAGTGCAAGCCCGAGCAGTTCCCCTACGAGGCCTTCGAGGATGCCGGTTATCACGTCGTCGCCCACGGGCTCAACCAGTGGAACGGCGTCGCGATTGCGAGCCGTGAGCCGATCGAAGATGTCCAGACCTCCTTCCCGGGCATGCCCGGTTTCGCCAAGGGGCATGAGGGCCCCGATGCCCCACTCGAGGCCCGCGCCCTCGGCGCCACGATCGGCGGCATCCGAGTCTGGAGCCTCTACGTCCCCAACGGCCGCTCCCTCGACGACCCGCACTACGTCTACAAGCTCGACTGGCTCGGCGCCCTCGCCCAGCACGCGCGGGATTCCCTCGCGGAGAACCCCGATCTCGCCCTCGCAATGGTCGGTGACTTCAACATCGCTCCGACGGATGCCGACAACGGCGACCCCGCGGTCGTCGAGGGGATCTCGACACACGTCTCGGCGCCTGAGCGCGCGGCGTTCCACGCCATCGAAGAAGCCGGCATGATCGACGTCGTACGCCCGCTTGTTCCGACCGGATTCACCTACTGGGATTACAAGCAGCTGCGCTTCCCCCGTAACCAGGGCATGCGCATCGACTTCATCCTCGGTTCCCACGCCTTCGCCGACCGGGTCACCGGGGCGTCCATCCACCGCGACGAGCGCAAGGGCGAGATCCCCAGCGATCACGTGCCTGTCGTCGTCGATCTCGACGTGACCTCCCCCGAGGACGACGACGACCGCCCGATGATCTTCGGCTGA
- a CDS encoding dihydrofolate reductase family protein — protein sequence MAGLIHIDLFSSLDGVAQSPGTRAEDPDGGFAYGGWQAPVDDAAVGERVMAGIRRMDALLLGRRTYDIFAGYWPQYEGPAAEIAERFTAIPKYVASRGTPSLPWANSHLIGADLAAEVAALRERHEEVHVVGSIAFARSLVRAGLFDVLNLWVYPLVLGPGKRLFPPDGPAFGLTLLEEPIAGPAGALLLRYGPGPAVTTADMG from the coding sequence ATGGCGGGCCTCATCCACATCGATCTGTTCAGCAGCCTCGACGGCGTCGCGCAGTCCCCCGGAACCCGCGCTGAGGATCCGGACGGCGGTTTCGCTTACGGCGGCTGGCAGGCGCCGGTCGACGACGCCGCAGTGGGGGAGCGCGTGATGGCCGGCATCCGCCGGATGGACGCCCTGCTGCTCGGCCGGCGCACGTACGACATCTTCGCCGGGTACTGGCCGCAGTACGAGGGGCCCGCGGCCGAGATCGCCGAGCGGTTCACCGCGATCCCGAAGTACGTCGCTTCGCGCGGAACACCCTCGCTGCCGTGGGCGAACTCGCACCTGATCGGGGCGGATCTGGCGGCCGAGGTCGCGGCGCTGCGCGAGCGGCACGAGGAGGTGCACGTGGTCGGCAGCATCGCCTTCGCCCGCAGCCTGGTGCGCGCGGGCCTCTTCGACGTGCTGAACCTGTGGGTCTACCCGCTCGTGCTCGGGCCCGGCAAGCGGCTGTTTCCGCCGGACGGGCCGGCCTTCGGGCTCACGTTGCTGGAGGAGCCGATCGCGGGCCCCGCCGGCGCTCTCCTGCTGCGTTATGGCCCCGGCCCCGCGGTGACGACCGCCGACATGGGCTGA
- a CDS encoding NAD-dependent epimerase/dehydratase family protein gives MRIAVTGASGKLGRTVVRVLRDAGHTVIGLDMVGERGPGFVRVDLTDFGQVIDAIAGVNDQHDGVDALVHLAAIPAPGITSDVATFHNNIAATFNVFWAAVRLGVQKIVYASSETVQGLPFDVPPPYIPVDEDYPARPESVYSLVKHLEEQLAIELVRWHPALSITALRFSNVMDPADYAEFPSFDADATLRKWNLWSYIDARDGAQAVLRALEVAPAGFDRFLIAAADTVMSRPAAELVAEVFPDVPVRGELPPHASLFSTEKARQLLGYEPQHSWRDEA, from the coding sequence ATGCGCATCGCCGTCACCGGAGCCTCCGGAAAACTGGGTCGTACCGTCGTCCGCGTCCTCCGGGATGCCGGGCACACCGTGATCGGCCTCGACATGGTCGGGGAACGCGGCCCGGGCTTCGTGCGGGTCGACCTCACGGACTTCGGGCAGGTGATCGACGCCATCGCCGGCGTGAACGATCAGCACGACGGCGTCGACGCGCTGGTTCACCTCGCGGCGATCCCGGCACCAGGGATCACCAGCGACGTCGCGACCTTCCACAACAACATCGCCGCGACGTTCAACGTGTTCTGGGCTGCGGTGCGCCTGGGCGTCCAGAAGATCGTCTACGCCTCGAGCGAGACGGTGCAAGGGCTGCCGTTCGACGTGCCGCCGCCGTACATCCCGGTCGACGAGGACTATCCCGCCCGGCCGGAGTCGGTGTACTCGCTCGTCAAGCACCTCGAGGAGCAGCTGGCGATCGAGCTCGTGCGGTGGCATCCTGCGCTCTCGATTACGGCGCTGCGCTTCTCCAACGTCATGGATCCCGCGGATTACGCGGAGTTCCCCTCTTTCGACGCGGATGCCACGCTGCGCAAGTGGAACCTCTGGTCCTACATCGACGCACGCGACGGCGCTCAGGCGGTGCTCCGGGCGCTCGAAGTGGCGCCCGCCGGGTTCGACCGCTTCCTCATCGCGGCGGCGGACACCGTCATGTCGCGTCCGGCCGCGGAGCTGGTCGCGGAGGTCTTTCCGGATGTGCCGGTGCGCGGGGAACTGCCGCCGCACGCGAGCCTGTTCTCCACAGAGAAAGCACGCCAGCTGCTCGGTTACGAGCCGCAGCACTCCTGGCGCGACGAGGCGTAG
- a CDS encoding VOC family protein, translated as MTDIFVNLPTADLDRCKAFYTALGATINPLFSDENAVCVSWGDGVYFMMLTREFFATFTDKPVADPATTAQVMVALARPSNDDVDAVMATGLAAGGTEPREPEDLGFMYSRDLEDPDGNVLSFFYMDPVASEQGPGAFADQAQS; from the coding sequence ATGACCGACATCTTCGTCAATCTGCCCACGGCCGATCTCGACCGCTGCAAGGCCTTCTACACCGCGCTGGGGGCGACGATCAATCCGCTGTTCAGCGACGAGAACGCCGTCTGCGTCTCCTGGGGCGACGGCGTCTACTTCATGATGCTGACGCGGGAGTTCTTCGCGACCTTCACCGACAAGCCGGTCGCCGATCCGGCCACGACCGCGCAGGTGATGGTGGCGCTCGCCCGGCCCTCGAACGACGACGTGGATGCCGTGATGGCCACGGGCCTGGCGGCCGGAGGCACCGAGCCCCGCGAGCCGGAGGACCTCGGGTTCATGTACTCGCGGGACCTGGAGGACCCCGACGGCAACGTGCTGAGTTTCTTCTACATGGACCCCGTCGCCTCGGAGCAGGGCCCGGGCGCGTTCGCCGATCAGGCGCAGTCGTAG
- a CDS encoding NADPH-dependent FMN reductase: protein MTDRTIGYIVGSLSSTSINRRLATALERLAPEGATLVEIPIADLPFFSVDIENDMPPAAREFKDAIDRVDGVIIVTPEYSRSIPGVLKNALDWAARPYGQGSFDGKPTAVIGTSGGGIATAAAQQHLKAILSHFNAPTLGQPEGYVQSVPGLFTDNGEVTNDETAAFLAAYLQAFMALIERYAPVPVAV from the coding sequence ATGACCGATCGCACCATCGGCTACATCGTCGGCAGCCTCTCGTCGACGTCGATCAACCGCCGCCTCGCCACCGCGCTGGAGCGTCTGGCGCCCGAGGGCGCCACGCTCGTGGAGATCCCGATCGCCGACCTGCCGTTCTTCTCCGTTGACATCGAGAACGACATGCCGCCGGCGGCGCGCGAGTTCAAGGACGCCATCGACCGCGTCGACGGCGTGATCATCGTCACCCCCGAGTACAGCCGTTCGATCCCCGGCGTGCTGAAGAACGCGCTGGACTGGGCGGCCCGTCCCTACGGTCAGGGCTCGTTCGACGGCAAGCCCACCGCCGTCATCGGCACCTCGGGCGGCGGCATCGCCACCGCAGCCGCGCAGCAGCACCTGAAGGCGATCCTCAGCCACTTCAACGCGCCGACGCTCGGTCAGCCGGAGGGCTACGTGCAGTCCGTGCCGGGCTTGTTCACCGACAACGGCGAGGTCACCAACGACGAGACGGCGGCGTTCCTCGCCGCGTACCTGCAGGCGTTCATGGCCCTCATCGAGCGCTACGCCCCGGTGCCCGTAGCGGTCTGA
- a CDS encoding response regulator — protein sequence MRAGFRMILDAAGIDVVGEAATGVEAVAAASALVPDVICMDVQMPDMDGIEATRRIVADPAVSAAVVIVTTFDRDDYLFQALAAGASGFLLKNAGPEELVTAVRVAAAGDALLAPEVTRRVIERFASGGVAPAAVSDGAGRERETDPSATAPTASGVHIDLTDRETEVLRLLARAQSNAEIAQQLYIGEATVKTHVSNVLQKLGARDRVAAVVYAHTHGLV from the coding sequence ATGCGGGCCGGGTTCCGGATGATCCTGGATGCCGCGGGCATCGACGTCGTCGGCGAGGCGGCGACCGGGGTCGAGGCGGTGGCCGCGGCATCCGCGCTTGTGCCGGACGTCATCTGCATGGACGTGCAGATGCCCGACATGGACGGCATCGAGGCGACGCGGCGCATCGTCGCCGACCCCGCCGTCTCGGCCGCCGTCGTGATCGTGACGACCTTCGACCGGGACGACTACCTGTTCCAGGCGCTCGCGGCGGGAGCCAGCGGGTTCCTGCTGAAGAACGCCGGACCGGAGGAGCTCGTGACCGCGGTGCGCGTCGCCGCCGCAGGCGATGCGCTGCTCGCGCCGGAGGTGACACGGCGGGTGATCGAGCGCTTCGCCTCCGGAGGCGTGGCGCCGGCAGCCGTGTCCGACGGCGCCGGCCGCGAGCGGGAGACCGATCCGTCGGCCACCGCGCCGACGGCATCCGGGGTGCACATCGACCTCACCGATCGCGAGACGGAGGTGCTGCGGCTGCTGGCGCGTGCGCAGAGCAACGCCGAGATCGCGCAGCAGCTCTACATCGGCGAGGCGACGGTGAAGACCCACGTGTCGAACGTGCTGCAGAAGCTCGGGGCCCGCGACCGCGTCGCGGCGGTGGTCTACGCCCACACGCACGGGCTCGTCTGA